In Bacillus toyonensis BCT-7112, a single window of DNA contains:
- a CDS encoding YgaB family protein — protein sequence MKDFDKLVGEQLETMDELLKLQSHLEKYQQIEVSEKDTCDKKDLHFIRQEIYRTEIALKLLHEKFEKQTNSVIKSFETEKMISNLG from the coding sequence ATGAAGGATTTTGATAAGTTGGTAGGAGAGCAATTGGAAACGATGGATGAGCTGTTAAAATTGCAATCACACTTAGAGAAGTATCAGCAAATTGAAGTGAGTGAAAAGGATACGTGCGATAAAAAAGACTTACATTTTATTCGCCAAGAAATATATAGAACAGAAATAGCATTGAAACTATTACATGAAAAATTCGAAAAGCAAACGAATAGTGTGATTAAATCTTTTGAAACTGAAAAAATGATTTCAAATTTAGGATAA
- a CDS encoding nucleoside tri-diphosphate phosphatase: MAFPKEGEKVQIHSYKHNGSIHRMWEETTILKGTQSLVIGANDRTIVTESDGRTWVTREPAICYFHANYWFNVIGMLREEGVYYYCNLSSPFAYDSEALKYIDYDLDIKVYPDMTYTLLDEDEYEKHSQIMQYPPVIDTILKRNVAHLTQWIHQRKGPFAPDFVDMWYERYLMYRN, translated from the coding sequence ATGGCATTTCCCAAAGAAGGAGAAAAAGTACAAATACATAGTTATAAACATAATGGCTCCATTCATAGAATGTGGGAAGAGACAACGATTTTAAAAGGGACACAGAGTCTTGTAATTGGAGCGAATGATCGAACAATAGTTACAGAATCAGATGGCCGAACATGGGTTACTCGGGAACCTGCAATTTGTTATTTTCATGCAAACTATTGGTTTAATGTGATTGGGATGCTAAGAGAAGAGGGCGTATATTATTATTGTAATTTAAGTTCTCCTTTTGCATATGATTCAGAAGCATTAAAGTATATTGATTATGATTTAGATATTAAAGTGTATCCAGATATGACATATACACTGTTAGATGAAGATGAGTATGAAAAGCATAGTCAAATCATGCAATATCCACCTGTTATTGATACAATTTTAAAGCGAAATGTAGCACATTTAACGCAGTGGATTCATCAAAGAAAAGGTCCATTTGCACCAGATTTCGTAGATATGTGGTATGAGAGATATTTAATGTACAGAAATTAA